One Hordeum vulgare subsp. vulgare chromosome 4H, MorexV3_pseudomolecules_assembly, whole genome shotgun sequence DNA window includes the following coding sequences:
- the LOC123449125 gene encoding chorismate synthase 2, chloroplastic, whose product MAAAPTSHQLAAGAGAPWSSLPRGGFRALTDSAPASVRFSVARRRAARLEVKAAGNIFGDYFQVATYGESHGGGVGCVISGCPPRIPLTEEDMQGDLDRRRPGQSRITTPRKETDTCKILSGTYEGMTTGTPIHVFVPNTDQRGGDYTEMAKAYRPSHADLTYDLKYGVRSVQGGGRSSARETIGRVAAGAVAKKILKLKCGVEILAFVSKVHQVVLPEDAVDYETLTLDQIESNICRCPDPEYAQKMIDAIDKVRINGNSIGGVVTCIARNVPRGLGSPVFDKLEALLAKAMLSLPASKGFEIGSGFAGTDLTGSEHNDEFYMDEGGNVRTRTNRSGGVQGGISNGETIYFKVAFKPTATIGKKQNTVTRDHEDIELLTRGRHDPCVVPRAVPMVETMAALVLMDQLMAHVAQCEMFPLNLALQEPIGSANSTPALAPDLA is encoded by the exons ATGGCAGCCGCGCCCACGTCGCACCAGCTGGCCGCCGGCGCCGGGGCACCCTGGAGCTCCCTCCCCCGCGGCGGGTTCCGGGCGCTCACGGACTCCGCCCCCGCCTCCGTCCGCTTCTCCGTcgcccgccgccgcgccgcccgcCTAG AGGTGAAGGCGGCTGGAAATATcttcggggactacttccaggtTGCAACTTATGGAGAGTCTCATGGAGGTGGTGTTGGTTGCGTTATCAGTGGTTGTCCGCCCAGAATCCCACTCACTGAGGAAGACATGCAAGGAGACCTTGATCGAAG GCGGCCAGGTCAGAGCAGAATAACAACCCCAAGGAAGGAGACCGATACTTGTAAAATTCTTTCAGGGACATATGAAG GAATGACCACTGGGACACCGATTCATGTTTTTGTCCCAAACACGGATCAAAGAGGGGGT GATTACACTGAAATGGCTAAGGCGTACAGACCTTCCCATGCGGATTTGACTTATGACCTCAAGTACGGTGTTAGATCTGTTCAG GGAGGTGGAAGGTCATCGGCAAGAGAAACCATTGGAAGAGTAGCTGCAGGAGCTGTTGCAAAGAAAATTCTTAAGCTCAAATGTGGAGTAGAG ATTCTAGCATTTGTTTCCAAAGTGCATCAAGTGGTACTTCCTGAAGACGCAGTTGATTACGAAACTCTTACCCTGGATCAG ATAGAGAGCAACATTTGTAGATGTCCTGATCCAGAGTATGCACAGAAGATGATTGATGCAATTGATAAAGTACGAATTAATGGGAATTCGATTGGTGGGGTGGTCACATGCATTGCCAGAAATGTTCCTCGT GGGCTTGGCTCTCCTGTATTTGACAAACTTGAAGCTCTACTGGCAAAGGCTATGCTTTCTCTTCCTGCAAGCAAGGGGTTTGAGATCGGTAGTGGATTTGCAG GTACTGACCTAACTGGAAGTGAGCATAACGATGAGTTCTATATGGATGAGGGTGGAAATGTGAGAACACGAACCAATCGCTCGGGCGGTGTACAG GGCGGGATATCAAATGGTGAAACCATATACTTCAAAGTAGCTTTCAAGCCAACAGCAACTATTGGG AAGAAGCAAAATACTGTGACAAGGGATCATGAGGATATCGAGCTTCTGACAAGGGGTCGCCATGACCCATGTGTTGTCCCTCGGG CTGTTCCAATGGTGGAGACGATGGCCGCATTGGTCCTCATGGACCAGCTGATGGCACATGTTGCTCAATGCGAGATGTTCCCGCTGAACCTCGCCCTACAAGAACCAATCGGTTCCGCGAACAGTACACCTGCGTTGGCACCAGATCTAGCATGA